In the genome of Metabacillus litoralis, the window GGTATTGCTTTGGCTGGACTTTTATGGTGGTAAACCATCTAAAAAGGGGAGCTTATGCTCTCCTTTTTTAGTTGATTAAATTTTATTAGGGCAATCTAATAAATCCTTAACACCCTTATAGATTAATATGATATCAGAGATCTTCATTCGAACTAAGCCGCTTGATGAGGGTGCGACATAATCTATAACACCTTCAACCATACTCTTATCTTGTCTTCCCCAATCGGCCTTTTTACTTTGACTGTACTGAAGATACACACCTTTGCCGACAAAAAAGGCAATCTTTGGCTTATAAAATGATATCTTCTCCTTCAGAATTTCTCTTCCTTCTTGATATTCCTCTCGGGTAATTTCATCTGCTGCTCTTGTTGGTCTAGCCACAATATTTGTAAATCCATACCCCATCTTAAGTAAGGAACTATCTTCTTCAGGGAGGTATAATCGATCTGTTAATCCAGCTTCATGAAGAATTTTCCAAAAACGATTATTTTTATTTGCATAATTATGACCAACTTCACCAGAAACTAAGCTAGGGTTATAGCCTATAAAAAGAATATCTAACCCTTTAGAGAGTTTATCTAAGTCTTTTTCCATATACTCACCAACTATATTTTTCTTACCTTTTTAAAGTACTCCTCTAATGTTAATTTATTTTCATAGATATATGTTGCCTTTTCTTTTCCAACATATCGAATATGCCATGGTTCATATTGATATTCAGTAACCACTTCTTTGTTTTGCGGATATCGGATAATAAACCCAGCTCGATGTGCATTGTCACGCAACCACTTTCCTTCTTTTGTTTCACCAAAATCTTGAGTGATCTGTAAGTCTACACTTCTGCTTGTAATATCCATTGCTAAACCTGTTTGATGTTCACTTTTTCCAGGTAAAGCAACAGCTTCTAAAGCATGCTCTTCGCCACTTTGCTCTTTTTCCACATTAAAAATTCCTTGTTGCCTTGAGTAAGAGCGATAACCAGATACTGCGAATAATTCAATTTGTTCCTCTTTGGCATACTCAAAAAGTTCCTCCAAAGCATCTGCTGCCACTTTACGTAAATATTTTTTAGGTACATCTTCATCACCAAACGAAAATTCAACATTAGGTACTGTCAAATCATTTGGTTCGTAACCAGCAGGAAGACCATAAGTTTTATTTACTAAAGCAAGAATATTGTCAGGGTTTTCTATTTCGATGTTACCATCTACTTGTTTGACTTCATTAAAGAATTTAGACTCTAATAAAAGTTCATTTGTTTGTACAGTATTACCTTTTATATAATTGCCAATTTGTTCTCCACTAAAGGATAATCCACCTGAAATAACGGAACAGGCTGTTAGCATAAAAAGAAAAAGAAATGTAAGAGTTAGTTTTAGATAAAACATTTGATCACCCTATCTAATCATTCAATAATAGGCGATTCATCACGTTTTTCTTTATGATGTGATAAAAAGCACTTAATCACATCATTTCCGCATCTCTTATTCCTTAAAACATATAAATTTTTTTATTATCGACAAAAAAACCAAGACTTTTTACTTTATAGGAAAATAGGTAAT includes:
- a CDS encoding mismatch-specific DNA-glycosylase, whose translation is MEKDLDKLSKGLDILFIGYNPSLVSGEVGHNYANKNNRFWKILHEAGLTDRLYLPEEDSSLLKMGYGFTNIVARPTRAADEITREEYQEGREILKEKISFYKPKIAFFVGKGVYLQYSQSKKADWGRQDKSMVEGVIDYVAPSSSGLVRMKISDIILIYKGVKDLLDCPNKI
- a CDS encoding M15 family metallopeptidase; its protein translation is MFYLKLTLTFLFLFMLTACSVISGGLSFSGEQIGNYIKGNTVQTNELLLESKFFNEVKQVDGNIEIENPDNILALVNKTYGLPAGYEPNDLTVPNVEFSFGDEDVPKKYLRKVAADALEELFEYAKEEQIELFAVSGYRSYSRQQGIFNVEKEQSGEEHALEAVALPGKSEHQTGLAMDITSRSVDLQITQDFGETKEGKWLRDNAHRAGFIIRYPQNKEVVTEYQYEPWHIRYVGKEKATYIYENKLTLEEYFKKVRKI